GTGGAGGGAACCCGAGGCGCCGGCGGCGACGAGCGCGATGCCGTGGGGCCCACCCTCTTCGCCTCCTACGATACCCTGGACATCCCGAGCGACCCCACGGAGGGGCACGCCTGGCGGCTCAACGTGTGGTGGCCGAACCTGGAGGAGCTCAACTACCGGCTCACCTACTTCAAGCCGCTCGAGGTCGGCGACGACTGGCGGACGTACTTCCGTCTGGGGTATGCGGAGGGGGACCTGGATTTCCGCAGCCATGCCGCCTACCTGGGGGCCGCGGAGGAGCTCTACTCGGTCTCGACCCGGCCCGTGGAGGCCGAGCGCATGGCCTGGGTCAACGTGGCGTTCCGCAGGGTCCTCAAGCGCAGCGTTCTGGGGATCGTGGCCGCGGAGGTCTTCGGCAGCTACGGCTATGCGATGGACCGGGAGTACAGGAAGATCGCCTCGCCCTGGGAGATCGGCCTTGCCGTGAACTTCCCCAACAACATCATCGATGTGAAGCTGGCGGCGATGTACGGGTCGGAGGAGTTCAAGGTGGGATTCTTCCTGGGCGTTCCGATATGGGATCACTACCCCCTGCCGTGACGGCGGACGAGGGATTTTTCGAAACGAGGACAGGACGGCCCGACTCGATCGGGGCCAAAGTTTCTGGGAGGTTTTGTGAACGATGGCACGCAACATCACTTCGCGGAGTGTCGATTATTCTCAGTGGTACCTCGACGTCATCAAGGTGGCGGAGCTGGCGGACTACGCCCCGGTGCGGGGCTGCATGGTCATCCGGCCTACGGGCTACTCGATATGGGAGTCGGTGCAGCGGCACTTCGACGATGCGTTCAAGAGGACCGGACACGTCAACGCCTATTTTCCGCTCCTGATCCCGAACGCCTTCCTGGAGCGGGAGGCGGAGCACGTGGAGGGCTTCGCCCCGGAGTGCGCCATGGTCACCCATGCGGGGGGCGAGGAGCTCGAGGAGCCCTTCGCCGTGCGTCCGACCTCCGAGACGGTCATCGGGCACATGTACAGCAAGTGGATCCAATCCTGGCGGGACCTTCCCGTCCTGATCAACCAGTGGTGCAACGTCATGCGCTGGGAGAAGCGGCCGCGCCTTTTCCTGAGGACCTCGGAGTTTCTGTGGCAGGAAGGGCACACGGCCCACGCCACGGAGGCGGAGGCCCGTGAGGAGACCCTGAGGATGCTCGAGGTCTACCGCCAGGTGATGGAGGACATCCTGGCCCTGCCGGTCGTTCCGGGCGAGAAGACCGCGGGCGAGCGCTTCCCCGGTGCGGTGGACACCTACACCTGCGAGGCCATGATGAGCGACGCCAAGGCCCTGCAGGCGGGAACCAGCCATTTCCTGGGGCAGAACTTCGCGCGCGCGTTCGAGATTCGTTT
The genomic region above belongs to Fretibacterium sp. OH1220_COT-178 and contains:
- the proS gene encoding proline--tRNA ligase, whose translation is MARNITSRSVDYSQWYLDVIKVAELADYAPVRGCMVIRPTGYSIWESVQRHFDDAFKRTGHVNAYFPLLIPNAFLEREAEHVEGFAPECAMVTHAGGEELEEPFAVRPTSETVIGHMYSKWIQSWRDLPVLINQWCNVMRWEKRPRLFLRTSEFLWQEGHTAHATEAEAREETLRMLEVYRQVMEDILALPVVPGEKTAGERFPGAVDTYTCEAMMSDAKALQAGTSHFLGQNFARAFEIRFQNKEGDLEDCWTTSWGISTRLIGALIMTHSDDDGLILPPRVAPTKTVLLPISTDEALLDGALLPRAREFSNQLNEALGGLYTAVDTQFHMRPGDRFFHHLQKGVPLRLELGEKDMKAGTVRAVRRDTGEKFDVAHDALVPTVTRVLEDIQAAMYVRARTFREEHTSFAGSYDELKAILAERGGFVEAYFAGTPEDERRIREETGGATPRCIPLSDSSRGPCVITGKEGRRTIFAKAY